The Vespa velutina chromosome 4, iVesVel2.1, whole genome shotgun sequence genome has a window encoding:
- the LOC124948740 gene encoding protein unzipped, whose amino-acid sequence MSWQKDYLSVGLIGVLLLLTYADNSVHISSKYGQLVTSSTLNWLPRTHYDSSKQIVVGGFQIPRETEEDLMASNNAPLNRPNPFKRPLHVCRALHNGVWVSGTQLGDEKRCTVSIHSNVRSYEKYDLLENVDNAARVSWRHWDIYTPLPVGAVATDKMYVARYEVSNNEANPKLPYTYTHYIGTMNMNDNFGTIFYVKDNGIENTAKSCEVLVETEPIYYELSGVRLNWSKKRVIKRTQRLLWTGTLKNDAEKGSKLAEAVAYSYNYSMYWGQGHAILKGLNTSILLYNGTNLPHIIWGIEERESRTEVQKIEIYLEPGTGVNVTLKANYTDMEVPYTGELVSHYEDKVTTSRVINGIRREETLLDIKPEFGPIYFLKDYSLVPTTTPPPVVTEPTTTTVKVTYDEAKEIRQPKMDDPGLDENMIVVPKTSDTSNMQGDDGGPLSLQNKIETVYSGVSSLEMSCSLILSLTTIVINRIA is encoded by the exons aTGTCTTGGCAAAAAGACTATCTTTCTGTGGGACTAATTGGTGTCCTTCTATTACTGACGTACGCTGACAACAGCGTACACATATCGTCGAAGTACGGTCAACTCGTTACTTCGAGTACTTTGAATTGGCTCCCACGTACGCATTATGATTCTTCGAAGCAGATCGTGGTCGGTGGTTTTCAGATTCCTCGTGAAACCGAAg AGGATCTAATGGCGTCTAATAATGCGCCTCTGAATAGACCGAACCCGTTCAAAAGGCCGTTACACGTATGCCGTGCATTGCACAATGGTGTGTGGGTATCCGGAACTCAATTGGGAGATGAAAAACGTTGCACAGTATCGATACACAGtaacgttcgttcgtacgagaAATACGATCTCCTTGAAAACGTTGACAATGCAGCAAGAGTTAGCTGGCGACATTGGGACATATATACTCCGTTACCCGTGGGAGCTGTAGCCACGGACAAAATGTATGTTGCAAGGTACGAGGTATCCAATAATGAGGCAAATCCAAAATTGCCCTATACTTATACCCATTACATAGGAACCATGAATATGAACGATAATTTCGGCACAATCTTCTACGTTAAAGAc AATGGTATTGAAAATACAGCGAAATCTTGCGAAGTCCTTGTCGAGACCGAACCGATATATTACGAACTTAGCGGCGTCAGATTGAACTGGTCGAAAAAACGAGTGATAAAACGTACACAGCGCTTGCTCTGGACAGGTACGCTGAAAAACGATGCCGAGAAAGGTTCGAAACTGGCAGAAGCTGTTGCGTACTCGTATAACTACTCGATGTACTGGGGTCAGGGTCATGCTATTTTAAAGGGTTTAAATACTTcgattttgttatataatggAACGAATTTACCTCATATCATTTGGGGTATCGAGGAAAGGGAGTCTCGTACCGAAGTGCAaaa GATAGAAATCTATTTGGAACCTGGTACTGGCGTAAATGTCACTTTAAAAGCTAACTATACCGACATGGAAGTTCCATATACCGGAGAACTGGTTTCTCATTACGAGGACAAGGTCACTACATCAAGAGTGATCAATGGCATTCGTAGGGAGGAAACCTTGCTCGACATTAAGCCAGAATTCGGACCTATCTATTTCCTGAAAGATTATAGTCTAGTTCCTACGACTACACCACCGCCTGTCGTTACAGAACCTACTACCACAACTGTCAAAGTCACTTACGACGAGGCCAAAGAAATTAGACAGCCTAAGATGGATGATCCAGGATTAGATGAGAACATGATCGTTGTACCTAAGACATCGGACACATCGAACATGCAA